One window of Desulfovibrio sp. TomC genomic DNA carries:
- a CDS encoding glycosyltransferase family protein has translation MKVAVYCQHVLGMGHLFRTLEIVAALAGHECLLILGGPDTPASLPDGVRLVRLPPLAMDAEFQALTLAGPALETAKAGRSARLLAALTAFSPDVFFVELYPFGRKAFEFELLPALAAAREGRFGRCCCVCGVRDILVEKKDQPAYEARVLDRLGRFFDAVCVHADPTLFPLSATFARAAEIPVPVIHTGYVAPAPAVVRSRPAVRRELGVADGKSLIVASAGGGKVGSDVLAAVLAACRQHPRLSEAAVRVFSGPFCDEAAYAGLAAAAGRLPDAWVARFTQGFADVLRAADLSVSLAGYNTVMGLLAAGCRGLAAPFDQNREQRLRAERLAGLGLLGLLDPADLAPLVLASRMVAALAGPPPPPGAIDLDGAQATARFLESLAAG, from the coding sequence GTGAAGGTCGCGGTCTACTGCCAGCATGTGCTGGGCATGGGGCACCTGTTTCGTACCCTGGAAATCGTGGCGGCCCTGGCCGGGCACGAGTGTCTGCTCATCCTTGGCGGCCCGGACACCCCGGCTTCCCTGCCGGACGGCGTCAGGCTGGTGCGCCTGCCTCCCCTGGCCATGGATGCCGAGTTCCAGGCCCTGACCCTGGCCGGGCCGGCTCTTGAGACGGCCAAGGCCGGGCGCAGCGCCCGTCTCCTGGCGGCCTTGACCGCCTTTTCCCCGGATGTCTTTTTCGTCGAGCTCTATCCCTTTGGCCGCAAGGCCTTTGAGTTCGAGCTGCTGCCGGCCCTGGCCGCCGCCCGGGAGGGCCGGTTCGGGCGCTGCTGTTGTGTCTGCGGCGTGCGCGATATTCTGGTCGAAAAAAAGGACCAGCCGGCCTACGAAGCCCGGGTGTTGGACCGGCTGGGCCGGTTTTTCGATGCCGTCTGCGTCCATGCCGATCCCACGCTCTTCCCGTTGTCCGCCACCTTTGCCCGGGCCGCCGAGATCCCGGTGCCGGTCATCCACACCGGCTACGTCGCGCCGGCTCCGGCCGTTGTCCGGTCGCGGCCGGCGGTTCGCCGGGAGCTTGGCGTGGCTGACGGGAAGTCCCTGATCGTTGCCTCGGCCGGCGGCGGCAAGGTGGGGAGCGACGTGCTGGCCGCCGTCCTGGCCGCCTGCCGGCAGCATCCTCGGTTGTCGGAAGCGGCGGTGCGGGTCTTTTCCGGGCCCTTTTGCGACGAAGCGGCCTATGCCGGTCTGGCGGCGGCGGCCGGGCGCCTCCCCGACGCCTGGGTGGCCCGGTTCACGCAGGGGTTTGCCGACGTGCTGCGGGCGGCCGACCTGTCGGTCAGTCTGGCCGGGTACAATACCGTCATGGGGCTGCTGGCCGCCGGCTGCCGGGGGCTGGCGGCCCCGTTTGACCAGAACCGGGAGCAGCGCCTTCGGGCCGAGCGCTTGGCCGGGCTGGGGCTGCTTGGCCTGCTTGATCCGGCCGATCTGGCCCCGCTGGTCCTGGCTTCGCGTATGGTCGCCGCCCTGGCCGGGCCGCCCCCGCCGCCAGGGGCCATCGACCTGGACGGCGCACAGGCCACGGCCCGGTTTCTGGAGAGCCTTGCGGCTGGCTGA
- a CDS encoding histidine phosphatase family protein: protein MSRCVFHFMRHAPTLWNLEKRIQGQWDSELAPAGIAFCEAQAPRMLGLSLARILASDLGRAKSTAGILNRVLRLPVTLDRRLREQHYGAWTGKYWRDIPPQELAEAEASGWHFQPPGGESRADVRSRAEHALLDAARANGGKNVLVVTHQGVIKAILYHLLGRAYMPDEPPAFDLGRIQQVVCEGGVLSLGQLDMELPGS, encoded by the coding sequence ATGTCGCGCTGTGTTTTTCATTTTATGCGCCACGCCCCGACGTTGTGGAATCTGGAAAAACGGATCCAGGGCCAATGGGACAGCGAGCTGGCTCCGGCCGGGATCGCGTTTTGCGAAGCCCAGGCTCCCCGGATGCTCGGGCTGTCGCTGGCCCGTATCCTGGCCAGTGACCTCGGCCGGGCCAAGTCCACCGCCGGCATACTAAACCGCGTCCTGCGTCTGCCCGTGACCCTCGACCGCCGGCTTCGCGAGCAGCACTACGGAGCCTGGACCGGCAAGTACTGGCGCGACATCCCCCCCCAGGAGCTGGCCGAGGCCGAGGCGTCCGGCTGGCATTTCCAGCCCCCCGGCGGCGAATCCCGGGCCGATGTGCGCTCCCGGGCCGAGCACGCGCTCCTCGACGCCGCCCGGGCCAACGGCGGCAAAAATGTGCTGGTCGTCACCCACCAGGGCGTCATCAAGGCCATCCTCTACCATCTCCTTGGCCGGGCCTATATGCCGGACGAACCGCCGGCCTTTGATCTCGGGCGCATCCAGCAGGTGGTGTGCGAAGGCGGCGTCTTGTCTTTGGGCCAGCTCGACATGGAACTGCCTGGGTCGTGA